GTTTTATGACTTTTAAACTCTTAGTAAAGCAACAAACATAACTTTATTGAAAAAAGTCAATTGGTTTGACCATAGCGGCCATTTAGTTGTAAATGAGTTTCCAGGGACTCGTTTCGTGAAAACCGAAACTGTAACATGATAAAAAAGAAGGATGACTTGTTAGGAGATGCGTTTAGGCTGGTCTGATGGGATTAGCATAAAAAATGATTCTGTAATAGCAAGCAGGGCAATAAGATTTTTTTAGagacaattataaattttgacctaacaattgtaaaaatacaattttatttagctGCATAGCTATGCACGTTACGACGATAAGCGACAAAAGGAGCCAGTTATTATATACGTCAAAACGTATGTATCTGACACATGGTTACGTTGATGATGGTTGATGACTCAATACTAGTATAATATATAGCTGCACCACCTCACTATAATGCCGGCGTGATAAAGCCTCAACTTAGGTTTATAGAGGTTCACGTCAGCAATAAGTCACCCGCAAGACAAAAATGGAATTAGAAAGACTGCATGTGTctaaaaataatactaaaaacTAACTAgctagccttgtggtagagcgttcgcttgcAGTGCGGAAGgttttgggttcaaaccccagcCGAATCATGTCAGATACtacaaaagtgtgaatctatcctttttgcttagcgttcagcatgagaataggattgatatcttaggcggttgtctagtttagtgattgctgtgcttgcaagactttcgtagctcaaatggctttaaatgcgctaggacccccttcgcaggacccttgttgatagcagtaccaacaggaactgaagaggctatcctgggtaaatacatcctcgtccccagggtcttgtggcccctgagccgttatttcggagtggccaacaatgaccctggaacaggctggtcatgTGATACAAAAATGCCCAGATATACTGGGCATTTTTGAAATTCCAGAGATAATGAGATGCAAATTTGACGCTCGTCTCAAGCTTTAACAGAGACGCATTAATACAAGCGAGATAGGAGATAGTCAAAAGATGGATGTGTTGAAACGTTTGGATTTTGTATTTAATATGCACGAAGGTTTTCCTTCTCACTGCCTTAAGCCTAAACAAGTTCAATGTTTTGAAGCTCTTTTAAAGGGCAGGGATGTTGTAGCTGTCCTTCCTACGGGTTATGGAAAGTCGTTAATTTTTCAACTTCTTCCTGACGTTATACCACAAAAAAGTACAAGGAATATCGTTATTGTGGTGTGTCTTTTATCTTCAATTATAGAAGACCAAGTGCAGTTTTTAAACAGTGTTGGTAATTCAGCAATGTCACTTCATTGCAATAATAGTTCCACAAGCTCTTATGAAAGTTTGTTTGCCGAAATGAAAACTCATGAAGAAATcaatatatcaaaaaaggtGCAAGAAGGGGATATAAATCTACTCTTCGCTCATCCAGAGGCAATACTTTCCGAGCAAGGCAGAAATTTATTAAAGTCAACTGTGTATCAAGATAATGTTGTTGGAATTGTTATTGACGAGGCCCATTGTGTAGAATTTTggtaagtatatatatactgtttttttcttctcatatatatatttaagaacAAGTTAGCTACATCTTAGAAACATTTTTGACTAAGTTAAAGTAATTTACAATGTTATGACTAGCTATGTGTACTGTATTGTGGAAAACCTAAAGTAGATAAGCTACCTGCAACTCTGCAGTTCGGGTGCAAGTCCTGATTGGGTTTTTGTACAATAGCTGGTTATGTCATTAAATTACCTcgaatagctagctatacatatgGAGTCAAAAAAAACTATTCATTTCATTTTGATTTTACGTTTCGATTATTTCTTTGTCAGGttgacaaagaaaataattaataaaaaatatataacaaaataaattaataagatGCTGCTCTAAAAAGGACTATgtacttttatataaaaaaaaaattaaccaataaaatatctaaatatacATTTCAGGGGAGAAGAATttagaaaagattttaaagaacTTTCCACAGTGCGCACTTATTTTCCAAAAGCATCTATGTTAGCCCTTACTGCAACTGCCTCACCTCATCATATAACAAGTTTAGTGAAGTCATTGAATATGTCAACAGCAAAAGTTATCAGAGTAAATCCCAACCGCAAAAACATATTTCTTGACAAAAAGATCCGCAAAAGTAATGCTTCTGGATTCGAAAGCTATGAGAATATATTGTTACCTATAGCAAATTCATTAAATTCAGTAAGAGAACAATTTTCAATGACAAtcatttatatgaaattaaaatattgtggtCTTGCCTTTAATCTATTTGAAAGAATTTTAAGCACATTTCAATACGTGGGATTTGAAAAAACACCATCTAGTCGTTTGTTTTGTCAATACCATGCACCGCAGACAAAAGCTATGAAACAAATTATCATAAAGGAAATTTCTAAGAAGAACTCACGGATCAGAGTTATCTTTGCTACCACTGCGCTCGGAATGGGTGGTAATATTCCACATGTAGAAAATGTTTACCACTTTACCCCACCCAGCAATCTTGAAGCTTATGTTCAAGAAATAGAACGAGCTGGCAGAAGTGAGCAACCTGCAACAGCtattttgttttacaataaTTCCGATGTTTTGGCAAATAAAACAAATgtggataaaaatatgaaattgtaCTGCCAGACATCAACTTGCCTAAGGGAgcatattcaaaaacattttggttCCAAGCACGaacttcaagaaaaatgttg
This DNA window, taken from Hydractinia symbiolongicarpus strain clone_291-10 chromosome 15, HSymV2.1, whole genome shotgun sequence, encodes the following:
- the LOC130628651 gene encoding uncharacterized protein LOC130628651, producing the protein MDVLKRLDFVFNMHEGFPSHCLKPKQVQCFEALLKGRDVVAVLPTGYGKSLIFQLLPDVIPQKSTRNIVIVVCLLSSIIEDQVQFLNSVGNSAMSLHCNNSSTSSYESLFAEMKTHEEINISKKVQEGDINLLFAHPEAILSEQGRNLLKSTVYQDNVVGIVIDEAHCVEFWGEEFRKDFKELSTVRTYFPKASMLALTATASPHHITSLVKSLNMSTAKVIRVNPNRKNIFLDKKIRKSNASGFESYENILLPIANSLNSVREQFSMTIIYMKLKYCGLAFNLFERILSTFQYVGFEKTPSSRLFCQYHAPQTKAMKQIIIKEISKKNSRIRVIFATTALGMGGNIPHVENVYHFTPPSNLEAYVQEIERAGRSEQPATAILFYNNSDVLANKTNVDKNMKLYCQTSTCLREHIQKHFGSKHELQEKCCSICEKVELVEKPTTVRTRLTAKLRNELNKELCMALSNISEENSIFLFGTPKELAADICYTSSQSNTGAPDLSMLDENIAKEVQNILSNYEEASKRKKTKIVPKVNDVNTNVIIDKSEFTIVTALVYVIDKESADNAFQNLPNDYRKICEKFQCLYHGKGKFLNYKCKLKIDENVRPIQQRLRRQQYQLRKPIKEKLESMEKDGLISKVDSPQEWLSNIVVTPKSNGDIRICLDARKINKAILRQKYPIPTVDSLIDEIGDSNVFSKIDLREAYTQIELDEE